ACAAGGCCGTTGTCGAGCAGGCCCATCCCGAGCTGCGTATGCGCGGTGCCGATGTGGACATACCCGCGCCCCGGGTGATCAGGCTGTGCAGATACGTACGGGTGCCGTTCCGAAGACAAGCTCCGTGGTCGAGGCGGGGTGTGCTGGTCCGGGACCGGCACCGGTGCGCGTACTGCGGGCGCAGGGCCACGACTGTGGACCATGTGGTGCCGCGGGCGCAGGGTGGGCAGGACACGTGGCTGAACACGGTCGCCGCGTGTGCGGAGGACAATCACCGCAAGGCCGACCGGACTCCGCAGCAGGCTGGTATGGAACTTCTTCGGGAGCCGTTTGAGCCGACACCCGCCGATGCGATGCTCTTGGC
The genomic region above belongs to Streptomyces sp. CG1 and contains:
- a CDS encoding HNH endonuclease, whose protein sequence is MRDTLVLNASFEPLSTVTLNRAVVLVLQDKAVVEQAHPELRMRGADVDIPAPRVIRLCRYVRVPFRRQAPWSRRGVLVRDRHRCAYCGRRATTVDHVVPRAQGGQDTWLNTVAACAEDNHRKADRTPQQAGMELLREPFEPTPADAMLLALGREDFDALPEWLARDAA